In one Gopherus evgoodei ecotype Sinaloan lineage chromosome 1, rGopEvg1_v1.p, whole genome shotgun sequence genomic region, the following are encoded:
- the BBS10 gene encoding Bardet-Biedl syndrome 10 protein isoform X1 — MASQRLRTQRRAVSMASAASLDLGRLVQEAEALASAVRGALGPRGGQVLVTRPTGETLLTRDGRRVLEALNLGPPTARMIVACVSSHQSMTGDGAKTFIILLSKLLRGLQAILDKREGSPFCEDQRSKRDQKHCHSLKQISQSLLTFQTHILDHIMAQDLRKHFLSAFSSWEGEIGRDTMESILEAYFCGRIGNSHQKLLSQLTCDFYYRCIPFINGKNEMLDLVNEYFVELHSAVTGLPVSNSRILEGLVLHRDFAVYCPADGDIRLLIVTESIDSALSPSGLEFVVNAEVQYQASQVWITKRTEAIMKHLQNNNIKVLLSSVKQQEIVIYYAKISGISVVECLSSEEISLLCRTTGISPFIPTQDNICSEISETMIAKFCQPLVLGSKRYVHLGLTRTCAFEPHCVIFCGPVHGVTEQHASAFHGAFKMLQQLFKAVDLSDGCEAQPENTNNTSKTVHCSWQQSATQQKFIMENISCNREKVYDQQLKTSMAETEKQFIDSSSWVDENPSCNQTDLQKSSDLAMPLVKLESDFMFSALIDRGSSVKELQKPPLKCKHPSEMWVMNNSEPVVNYQRICNDAMTAIENTSVSKQLDAAQEYWKPGNPIVPFKYEKSYKHTVQSYTNLVIQAGSVLPVGGNFEILLHYYLHSYAKQCQQPKITLISTVIADALLSIPKILYRTTKENSFTQVYFKATSALQTKQQLPMHQQGLESVYCKYQLVASVLHCLTKLLTVDLIIGIKRPPQKTEVNDSEDDL, encoded by the exons ATGGCGTCACAACGCCTCAGGACACAGCGGCGGGCGGTTTCAATGGCGTCCGCGGCGTCCCTGGACTTGGGGCGGCTGGTGCAGGAGGCCGAGGCGCTGGCAAGCGCGGTGCGGGGCGCGCTCGGGCCGCGCGGGGGGCAGGTGCTCGTGACCCGCCCTACGGGAGAGACGCTGCTCACGCGGGACGGGAGGCGAGTGCTGGAGGCGCTGAACCTAGGCCCGCCTACCGCCAG AATGATAGTAGCTTGTGTCTCCAGTCACCAAAGCATGACTGGAGATGGTGCTAAAACATTTATCATCCTGTTGTCCAAATTACTCAGAGGACTTCAAGCAATTCTTGATAAAAGAGAAGGGTCTCCATTTTGTGAGGATCAAAGGAGCAAGAGagatcaaaaacattgtcacagtcTGAAGCAAATATCTCAGTCTCTTTTGACATTTCAGACTCACATATTAGACCACATCATGGCACAGGACCTAAGAAAACATTTTCTATCTGCTTTTTCTAGCTGGGAAGGAGAGATAGGTAGGGACACAATGGAGTCAATATTAGAAGCTTATTTTTGTGGAAGAATAGGAAATAGTCATCAGAAGCTTCTTTCCCAATTGACTTGTGATTTCTATTACAGGTGTATACCTTTCATAAATGGTAAAAATGAAATGCTGGATTTGGTGAATGAATATTTTGTAGAATTGCATTCTGCTGTAACAGGTCTTCCTGTTTCAAATTCCAGGATCTTAGAGGGACTTGTTCTTCACAGAGATTTTGCTGTGTACTGTCCAGCAGATGGTGACATAAGACTGTTAATTGTAACGGAATCGATCGACTCTGCTCTTTCTCCGTCTGGTTTAGAATTTGTTGTAAATGCAGAAGTTCAGTATCAGGCATCCCAAGTCTGGattacaaaaagaacagaagctaTAATGAAACACTtgcaaaataacaatataaaagtGTTATTGTCAAGTGTGAAACAACAGGAAATAGTTATTTACTATGCAAAAATAAGTGGTATATCTGTTGTAGAGTGTTTATCATCAGAAGAAATCTCTCTTCTTTGCAGGACCACAGGTATCTCACCTTTTATACCTACTCAGGACAATATATGTAGTGAGATCTCTGAAACCATGATAGCAAAATTTTGTCAGCCTCTTGTACTTGGCTCCAAGAGATATGTTCATCTTGGTTTGACAAGGACATGTGCCTTTGAGCCTCATTGTGTAATATTTTGTGGACCAGTGCATGGTGTCACTGAGCAGCATGCCTCTGCTTTTCACGGAGCATTTAAAATGTTACAACAACTATTTAAAGCAGTTGATCTGAGTGACGGATGTGAAGCACAACCTGAAAACACAAATAATACTTCAAAAACTGTACATTGTAGTTGGCAACAGTCAGCTACTCAACAAAAATTCATAATGGAGAATATTTCTTGTAATAGGGAAAAGGTCTATGACCAACAACTGAAAACATCTATGGCTGAAACAGAAAAACAGTTTATAGACTCTTCTTCATGGGTAGATGAAAATCCATCATGTAATCAAACAGACTTGCAAAAATCTTCAGATCTAGCCATGCCCCTTGTAAAATTAGagagtgattttatgttttcagcTCTAATTGACAGAGGTAGTTCTGTAAAAGAGTTACAGaaaccaccactgaaatgcaagcATCCAAGTGAAATGTGGGTAATGAATAATAGTGAGCCAGTTGTCAACTACCAGAGGATTTGTAATGATGCTATGACAGCTATAGAAAACACCAGTGTGTCCAAACAGCTGGATGCTGCTCAAGAGTATTGGAAACCAGGCAATCCTATAGTTCCATTTAAGTATGAGAAGAGTTATAAACACACAGTCCAAAGTTACACCAACTTGGTCATACAGGCAGGGTCAGTTTTGCCAGTTGGAGGTAACTTTGAGATCCTGTTACATTATTATCTCCATTCCTATGCAAAACAATGCCAACAACCAAAAATAACTCTTATTTCTACTGTAATTGCTGATGCATTGCTAAGCATTCCAAAAATCCTTTACAGGACAACAAAAGAGAACAGTTTCACTCAGGTTTATTTCAAAGCCACTAGTGCACTTCAAACTAAGCAGCAGCTGCCCATGCATCAACAAGGTCTAGAATCGGTGTATTGTAAATATCAATTAGTAGCTTCTGTTCTTCATTGTCTTACAAAGCTTCTCACTGTTGATTTAATAATTGGTATTAAGAGACCACCTCAAAAGACTGAGGTTAATGATTCAGAAGATGATTTatga
- the BBS10 gene encoding Bardet-Biedl syndrome 10 protein isoform X3, protein MASQRLRTQRRAVSMASAASLDLGRLVQEAEALASAVRGALGPRGGQVLVTRPTGETLLTRDGRRVLEALNLGPPTARILEGLVLHRDFAVYCPADGDIRLLIVTESIDSALSPSGLEFVVNAEVQYQASQVWITKRTEAIMKHLQNNNIKVLLSSVKQQEIVIYYAKISGISVVECLSSEEISLLCRTTGISPFIPTQDNICSEISETMIAKFCQPLVLGSKRYVHLGLTRTCAFEPHCVIFCGPVHGVTEQHASAFHGAFKMLQQLFKAVDLSDGCEAQPENTNNTSKTVHCSWQQSATQQKFIMENISCNREKVYDQQLKTSMAETEKQFIDSSSWVDENPSCNQTDLQKSSDLAMPLVKLESDFMFSALIDRGSSVKELQKPPLKCKHPSEMWVMNNSEPVVNYQRICNDAMTAIENTSVSKQLDAAQEYWKPGNPIVPFKYEKSYKHTVQSYTNLVIQAGSVLPVGGNFEILLHYYLHSYAKQCQQPKITLISTVIADALLSIPKILYRTTKENSFTQVYFKATSALQTKQQLPMHQQGLESVYCKYQLVASVLHCLTKLLTVDLIIGIKRPPQKTEVNDSEDDL, encoded by the exons ATGGCGTCACAACGCCTCAGGACACAGCGGCGGGCGGTTTCAATGGCGTCCGCGGCGTCCCTGGACTTGGGGCGGCTGGTGCAGGAGGCCGAGGCGCTGGCAAGCGCGGTGCGGGGCGCGCTCGGGCCGCGCGGGGGGCAGGTGCTCGTGACCCGCCCTACGGGAGAGACGCTGCTCACGCGGGACGGGAGGCGAGTGCTGGAGGCGCTGAACCTAGGCCCGCCTACCGCCAG GATCTTAGAGGGACTTGTTCTTCACAGAGATTTTGCTGTGTACTGTCCAGCAGATGGTGACATAAGACTGTTAATTGTAACGGAATCGATCGACTCTGCTCTTTCTCCGTCTGGTTTAGAATTTGTTGTAAATGCAGAAGTTCAGTATCAGGCATCCCAAGTCTGGattacaaaaagaacagaagctaTAATGAAACACTtgcaaaataacaatataaaagtGTTATTGTCAAGTGTGAAACAACAGGAAATAGTTATTTACTATGCAAAAATAAGTGGTATATCTGTTGTAGAGTGTTTATCATCAGAAGAAATCTCTCTTCTTTGCAGGACCACAGGTATCTCACCTTTTATACCTACTCAGGACAATATATGTAGTGAGATCTCTGAAACCATGATAGCAAAATTTTGTCAGCCTCTTGTACTTGGCTCCAAGAGATATGTTCATCTTGGTTTGACAAGGACATGTGCCTTTGAGCCTCATTGTGTAATATTTTGTGGACCAGTGCATGGTGTCACTGAGCAGCATGCCTCTGCTTTTCACGGAGCATTTAAAATGTTACAACAACTATTTAAAGCAGTTGATCTGAGTGACGGATGTGAAGCACAACCTGAAAACACAAATAATACTTCAAAAACTGTACATTGTAGTTGGCAACAGTCAGCTACTCAACAAAAATTCATAATGGAGAATATTTCTTGTAATAGGGAAAAGGTCTATGACCAACAACTGAAAACATCTATGGCTGAAACAGAAAAACAGTTTATAGACTCTTCTTCATGGGTAGATGAAAATCCATCATGTAATCAAACAGACTTGCAAAAATCTTCAGATCTAGCCATGCCCCTTGTAAAATTAGagagtgattttatgttttcagcTCTAATTGACAGAGGTAGTTCTGTAAAAGAGTTACAGaaaccaccactgaaatgcaagcATCCAAGTGAAATGTGGGTAATGAATAATAGTGAGCCAGTTGTCAACTACCAGAGGATTTGTAATGATGCTATGACAGCTATAGAAAACACCAGTGTGTCCAAACAGCTGGATGCTGCTCAAGAGTATTGGAAACCAGGCAATCCTATAGTTCCATTTAAGTATGAGAAGAGTTATAAACACACAGTCCAAAGTTACACCAACTTGGTCATACAGGCAGGGTCAGTTTTGCCAGTTGGAGGTAACTTTGAGATCCTGTTACATTATTATCTCCATTCCTATGCAAAACAATGCCAACAACCAAAAATAACTCTTATTTCTACTGTAATTGCTGATGCATTGCTAAGCATTCCAAAAATCCTTTACAGGACAACAAAAGAGAACAGTTTCACTCAGGTTTATTTCAAAGCCACTAGTGCACTTCAAACTAAGCAGCAGCTGCCCATGCATCAACAAGGTCTAGAATCGGTGTATTGTAAATATCAATTAGTAGCTTCTGTTCTTCATTGTCTTACAAAGCTTCTCACTGTTGATTTAATAATTGGTATTAAGAGACCACCTCAAAAGACTGAGGTTAATGATTCAGAAGATGATTTatga
- the BBS10 gene encoding Bardet-Biedl syndrome 10 protein isoform X2 yields the protein MIVACVSSHQSMTGDGAKTFIILLSKLLRGLQAILDKREGSPFCEDQRSKRDQKHCHSLKQISQSLLTFQTHILDHIMAQDLRKHFLSAFSSWEGEIGRDTMESILEAYFCGRIGNSHQKLLSQLTCDFYYRCIPFINGKNEMLDLVNEYFVELHSAVTGLPVSNSRILEGLVLHRDFAVYCPADGDIRLLIVTESIDSALSPSGLEFVVNAEVQYQASQVWITKRTEAIMKHLQNNNIKVLLSSVKQQEIVIYYAKISGISVVECLSSEEISLLCRTTGISPFIPTQDNICSEISETMIAKFCQPLVLGSKRYVHLGLTRTCAFEPHCVIFCGPVHGVTEQHASAFHGAFKMLQQLFKAVDLSDGCEAQPENTNNTSKTVHCSWQQSATQQKFIMENISCNREKVYDQQLKTSMAETEKQFIDSSSWVDENPSCNQTDLQKSSDLAMPLVKLESDFMFSALIDRGSSVKELQKPPLKCKHPSEMWVMNNSEPVVNYQRICNDAMTAIENTSVSKQLDAAQEYWKPGNPIVPFKYEKSYKHTVQSYTNLVIQAGSVLPVGGNFEILLHYYLHSYAKQCQQPKITLISTVIADALLSIPKILYRTTKENSFTQVYFKATSALQTKQQLPMHQQGLESVYCKYQLVASVLHCLTKLLTVDLIIGIKRPPQKTEVNDSEDDL from the coding sequence ATGATAGTAGCTTGTGTCTCCAGTCACCAAAGCATGACTGGAGATGGTGCTAAAACATTTATCATCCTGTTGTCCAAATTACTCAGAGGACTTCAAGCAATTCTTGATAAAAGAGAAGGGTCTCCATTTTGTGAGGATCAAAGGAGCAAGAGagatcaaaaacattgtcacagtcTGAAGCAAATATCTCAGTCTCTTTTGACATTTCAGACTCACATATTAGACCACATCATGGCACAGGACCTAAGAAAACATTTTCTATCTGCTTTTTCTAGCTGGGAAGGAGAGATAGGTAGGGACACAATGGAGTCAATATTAGAAGCTTATTTTTGTGGAAGAATAGGAAATAGTCATCAGAAGCTTCTTTCCCAATTGACTTGTGATTTCTATTACAGGTGTATACCTTTCATAAATGGTAAAAATGAAATGCTGGATTTGGTGAATGAATATTTTGTAGAATTGCATTCTGCTGTAACAGGTCTTCCTGTTTCAAATTCCAGGATCTTAGAGGGACTTGTTCTTCACAGAGATTTTGCTGTGTACTGTCCAGCAGATGGTGACATAAGACTGTTAATTGTAACGGAATCGATCGACTCTGCTCTTTCTCCGTCTGGTTTAGAATTTGTTGTAAATGCAGAAGTTCAGTATCAGGCATCCCAAGTCTGGattacaaaaagaacagaagctaTAATGAAACACTtgcaaaataacaatataaaagtGTTATTGTCAAGTGTGAAACAACAGGAAATAGTTATTTACTATGCAAAAATAAGTGGTATATCTGTTGTAGAGTGTTTATCATCAGAAGAAATCTCTCTTCTTTGCAGGACCACAGGTATCTCACCTTTTATACCTACTCAGGACAATATATGTAGTGAGATCTCTGAAACCATGATAGCAAAATTTTGTCAGCCTCTTGTACTTGGCTCCAAGAGATATGTTCATCTTGGTTTGACAAGGACATGTGCCTTTGAGCCTCATTGTGTAATATTTTGTGGACCAGTGCATGGTGTCACTGAGCAGCATGCCTCTGCTTTTCACGGAGCATTTAAAATGTTACAACAACTATTTAAAGCAGTTGATCTGAGTGACGGATGTGAAGCACAACCTGAAAACACAAATAATACTTCAAAAACTGTACATTGTAGTTGGCAACAGTCAGCTACTCAACAAAAATTCATAATGGAGAATATTTCTTGTAATAGGGAAAAGGTCTATGACCAACAACTGAAAACATCTATGGCTGAAACAGAAAAACAGTTTATAGACTCTTCTTCATGGGTAGATGAAAATCCATCATGTAATCAAACAGACTTGCAAAAATCTTCAGATCTAGCCATGCCCCTTGTAAAATTAGagagtgattttatgttttcagcTCTAATTGACAGAGGTAGTTCTGTAAAAGAGTTACAGaaaccaccactgaaatgcaagcATCCAAGTGAAATGTGGGTAATGAATAATAGTGAGCCAGTTGTCAACTACCAGAGGATTTGTAATGATGCTATGACAGCTATAGAAAACACCAGTGTGTCCAAACAGCTGGATGCTGCTCAAGAGTATTGGAAACCAGGCAATCCTATAGTTCCATTTAAGTATGAGAAGAGTTATAAACACACAGTCCAAAGTTACACCAACTTGGTCATACAGGCAGGGTCAGTTTTGCCAGTTGGAGGTAACTTTGAGATCCTGTTACATTATTATCTCCATTCCTATGCAAAACAATGCCAACAACCAAAAATAACTCTTATTTCTACTGTAATTGCTGATGCATTGCTAAGCATTCCAAAAATCCTTTACAGGACAACAAAAGAGAACAGTTTCACTCAGGTTTATTTCAAAGCCACTAGTGCACTTCAAACTAAGCAGCAGCTGCCCATGCATCAACAAGGTCTAGAATCGGTGTATTGTAAATATCAATTAGTAGCTTCTGTTCTTCATTGTCTTACAAAGCTTCTCACTGTTGATTTAATAATTGGTATTAAGAGACCACCTCAAAAGACTGAGGTTAATGATTCAGAAGATGATTTatga